The Aquidulcibacter paucihalophilus genome has a window encoding:
- a CDS encoding thymidylate synthase, with the protein MNAVASLADLHARTGAVAADHPEWQYLNLLRDILDNGSRRDDRTGTGTLGVFGRQMRFDLSRGFPVLTTKKLHLRSIIVELLWFLRGETNIGWLKDNGVSIWNEWADAEGELGPVYGKQWRSWAAPDGRMIDQITRLVEGLKTNPNSRRHIVSAWNPADVDDMALPPCHCLFQFFVADGKLSCQLYQRSADVFLGVPFNIASYALLTMMVAQVCGLKPGEFVHTFGDAHLYLNHVEQAETQLARAPLPAPTMTITPRDDLFAYTLEDFVLEGYEPWPHIKAPVAV; encoded by the coding sequence ATGAACGCCGTCGCCTCGCTCGCTGATCTCCACGCCCGCACCGGCGCCGTCGCGGCCGATCATCCGGAGTGGCAGTACCTCAACCTGCTGCGCGACATTCTCGACAACGGGAGCCGGCGCGACGACCGGACCGGCACGGGGACGCTCGGCGTGTTCGGTCGGCAGATGCGGTTCGACCTGTCCAGGGGCTTTCCGGTCCTGACGACCAAGAAGCTGCACCTCCGCTCAATCATCGTCGAACTGCTGTGGTTCCTGCGCGGCGAGACCAATATCGGCTGGCTGAAGGACAACGGCGTCAGCATCTGGAACGAATGGGCCGATGCCGAGGGCGAGCTGGGGCCGGTCTATGGCAAACAGTGGCGGTCGTGGGCCGCGCCGGACGGCCGGATGATCGACCAGATCACCAGACTGGTCGAGGGGCTGAAAACCAATCCCAACAGCCGCCGCCACATCGTCTCGGCCTGGAACCCGGCCGATGTCGACGACATGGCCCTGCCGCCCTGCCACTGCCTGTTCCAGTTCTTCGTCGCCGACGGCAAGCTGAGCTGCCAGCTGTACCAGCGGTCGGCCGACGTCTTCCTCGGCGTGCCGTTCAACATCGCCTCCTATGCGCTGCTGACCATGATGGTGGCCCAGGTCTGCGGGCTGAAGCCGGGCGAGTTCGTCCACACCTTCGGTGACGCCCACCTGTATCTGAACCACGTCGAACAGGCCGAGACCCAGCTGGCCCGCGCCCCCCTGCCCGCCCCGACCATGACCATCACCCCGCGCGACGACCTGTTCGCCTATACGCTCGAGGACTTCGTGCTCGAGGGCTATGAGCCCTGGCCGCATATCAAGGCGCCGGTCGCGGTCTGA